The genomic interval CATAAGCTTATTTTTTTCAATCTCCATTTTGATATTTTCAATATCGTGCTCGGTAGCAAGCAATTCTGCGCGCAAAGATTCTACATCATCAATGGTTGTAAGCCCTGAATTAAAAAGTCTCTCCACACGTTTAATGTTAGATTGTAGCTGAATGCGTTTTTGGTCTAAACTCAAAAGTTGCGCACGATTGGTAAAATAACCATAATATTGCTCAATCACACTTAAAAAAAGCTGGTCTTTAGTATTTTCCCTATCCTCAATGCTTGCACGATAGAGTGAGCCTTTTTCACGCACTTTGTTATAGGTTTTAAACCCACTAAAAACTTCCCAATTTCCCTTTATACTTCCTGTATGTGTTTTCATACGCATACTTGGATTGTTTGTATCTTGGTATTGATATGCTCCATCAAGAGTGGGCAAAAATTCACCCCAAGCCGCCCTACTTGTGGCTTGAGCTTGTAAAATCGCCAAATCTTTAGCTTCAAGATTGTAATTTTTCTTTGCCCCCTCAATAAGCTCTATGAGCGTAAAAACTCTACCGCTAGATTGTGTGGATTCTATATTTTGTGCATTATCTTGCGCTTGGACAAGATAATGCATAGAATCTTGTGGTATTTGTTGAGCATTTAAGATAGAGAAAAATCCCAATATAAGGACAATTCTTTTCATAAGTTATACTCCTTGTTTATTATCAATTTCCATTTTTGAAGTTGGCATTCTAACTCAAGTTTGTAAATAGGGTTGCATATGCAACTATATTTTATATTAACTTGTAATACGTGAAGGGTGAGTGTAAATATTGAGCGTATCACCACGTGCAAAACCTACAAGGGTAACGCCTAAAACCTGTGCAGATTTAATCCCTAAATATGTCGTAGCAGAACGCGAAATTACTATGGGAATATCACTCATCGCAGCTTTAATCACCATTTCCATTGATAAGCGTCCGCTTACAATAAGTATTGCCTCACTCATATCAAGCGAAGCAAGTCTCGCTCTGCCAATAACTTTATCAATAGCATTATGACGCCCAATATCTTCACTCACAAGCGTCTCTTCGCATACAAGCATTGCCTTATGCACACAACCTGTGCGCTCAAAAAGCGCACTTGGCTGATTAAATTCATCAAGGAGTTTAAAGATTGTGCGCGTATCCACACGCATATTTGAAGCGATAAATTTTTGAATAATCTCTCCATCAAAATTTGCACTTACTCCAACACAACACCCTGTCGTCAGAGTTTTTTCTTTATGGAGATGATTAAGCCTATCTTCTTTAATATGGGCATTCATATGCACACTCAAGCCATCAGGAGCAATTTCAAGTGAAATAATATCATCAACACTTTCTAATACGCCCTCATTCATCAAAAATCCTACCAAATGAGCATCTTGAGAGAAAGGCAAACTCATCACAGAAAGGAGTTTTGTGCCATTGAGATAAAAAGCTATGCGTTGCTCCTCAATGATGTTATCTTCACATACCTGCAATGATTCATCACGGAAAAGCCTCACCATACGCATTTGATGCACAAAGTCGCTCACTTACTCTCCTAGTGTTTTATGCGCATAGAATCTAATTTGCCTTGAGCCTTTAAATCCTTGTAATAAAGACTATGGAGCATAGAAAGCTCTTCCTCACCCATTTTGCCATTAAGGATAGATTCTACTGCGCCTTCAATAGCAAAAACTGCCATATAAATATGAGTAATCAAAAGCGCAATAATAGCAAAGCCCATCACATTGTGCAAAATTGCTAGAATGCGCAAAGTATTAATATCCGTGCATTGAAAAAACATTACTGCACCGCTCAATACCATTACGCCACCACCAAGTGTAGCCACCCAAAACCACATTTTTTGCCCTGCATTAAACTTGTGAGCTGGAATCTCGCGATTGACTTTATCAAGATAACCACCAAGCATCATCATCCATTTAATATCGTGAGCTTTGAAAAAACAATCTTTTGCCCACATAAGCAACATTAATGTGCCAAATACAGCAAAGAAAATTGTTGCAAAGCCATGCACATCACGAGCAAAGCGAATAAGTGTGCCACCACCAAGCTTATCGCCAAAAACCATCATAAGTCCCGAAAGGCACAACATCACAAAAGGCACAGCTGCACACCAATGCACAACAATATTATATTTAGTAAAGACGATTAAAAAGCTATCGTGCGAATAATGTCGCTTACCCACAAGCTTATAATGCCCATAAAACGCCATAGGCACAAAAATGACAATCAATAAAAAAATCAGAGCAAAATACTGCCCTTGCAAGATTGTAAAAAGCTCACCCCAACCAAAAGAATTGGGTGAATCCACACCCCAAGCCTTAATCGCAGCGACTTCTGGTCCGCCATAAAGATGAGGGTTGGCTCTATCTGCGGGCATAATAAGTGCATTATTTCCATTTATAACTTCTGCATATTGCTTTCCACCTGCTTGTGGGACACTTGGATCAGCAGCAATCACAAAAGCACAAAGACTCACTACAATCAAGTAGATTCTAAAACACCATTTCATAGAATCCTCCTTAATCCTCGTAAGCCGTTTTCCACACATTAGGCACAGCATTAGGGATATTTTCGCCTTTTGTGCTAGCACGATGCGTAATAATATGAGAGAGCTGCTCACCACTTCCAGCAAGCAATGCCTTTGTAGAACACATAGAAGCGCACATTGGCACTTTACCTTCTGCGATTCTATTTTGCCCATAGAGTTTGTATTCCTCTGCGCTATGAGTTTCTTCAGGACCACCAGCACAAAAGGTACATTTATCCATTGCTCCTCTTGAGCCAAATACATCAGATTTAGGAAATTGTGGAGCTCCAAAAGGACAAGCATAAAGGCAATATCCGCAACCGATACAAGTTTTCTTATCGTGCAAAACAATGCCATCGGCTCGGATATAAAAGCAATCTACTGGACATACCTTAGCACAAGGTGCATCAGCACAATGCATACAAGCAATAGAAACTGCGCTTTCTTTACCTACTACACCCTCATTGAGAACAACAACTCGTCTGCGATTGACACCAACAGGCAAATGATGAGCCTCTTTACAAGCTACATCGCAGCCGTGGCATTCAATACATCGGTTTGTATCGCAATAAAATTTTATCCTTGAGAAATGCTCAAGGTTTTTTGGAATAGTGTTACTCATTTTTTATCCTTTTATTACGCTTTTTCAATTCGGCATAGACCGCATTTTGTTTCCGGACAAGCAGAGTTATAATCATACCCATAACTGCTAATCATATTTGCTGATTCACCAATAGCATAAGGTTTTGTGCCCTCTGGATATTTATCAAGTCGCGATTCTCCTTGATCCATACCTGAAAAGTTTTGAGGCAACCAAATGCTATTTTCATCTACACGAACAGAGAGTTTTGCAGGCACAAGAATTTTGCAACCATTTGTTCCATATATCCATACCAAATCACCATTTTTTACTTTAAGCTCTGCAGCTTTATTTGGGTGAATCTCCACAAACATTTCTCCCTCTACTTCAGCTAAATATTTCGCACTACGAGTTTCTGCACCTGTTCCCATATGAGCTACTAAACGTCCGCTTAACATATTGATAGGGAACTCTTTTACCCAATCTTTTTCCTTTTGACGCGAAATATACTTAACATTAGCACGGAAAAGATTTGGTTTATCTGGGAAGCTTGGATATTTATCTACCAAATCTCCACGCACAGAATGGAGGGGCTCACGATGGAGTGGAATCTTATCATACCAATTCCATACATTCGCCCTTGCTTTACCATTTCCATAAGGGCATAATCCTGCCTCTAATGCTTTTTCTACCAAAATATTATTCCCTATACCTAGAGCAAAAGTGCTTCCCTCAATGGCATTTTTCTCCTCGCTACTTAGACTAATCCCCAAAGATTCAGCATTTTCTGCAGTTACAGGAGCGTATCCACCGATATGTTTAGCATTTGGCAAGCTTCTATTTGTAAGCATACTTTGCCCATCTGGGCTTGTAACACCCCAATTTACGCGGAATCCCATACCTCCACGCATAACAGGAATAGTATCATTATACATTACAGGTGTGCCCGGGTGCTTATCACTCCAACAAGGCCAAGGCAGCCCGTAATAATCTCCCTTAAACTCTCCTGTGCCTTCCAGTGTTACTTTATCAAATAAATGCCAATTTTCTTGGTGGGCTTTTAGTCTCTCTGGACTCATACCTTGCAAACCAATGCTACGAATACTTTGCGTAAGTTCAGTAGTTGCATCTTCAGGCCAAACAAATTGCTCCCGTCCTTTTGATTTTGCTATATCATAAAGTCGCCATTGCAATTCTTTCAAGAATCCTAATCGTTCAGCCAAACCAAAGAGAAACTCCTCATCAGGACGGCATTCAAAAAGCGGTTCCATTACTTTAGAACGCCATTGATAGCTACGATTTGTCGCTGCCACAGAACCACTTGTTTCCATTTGAGAAGCCGCTGGAAGCATAAAGAGATTATCGCTTCTATCACTATAAATTGCCAAGTCATTAACATAAGGATCTACAAACACCACCAAATCTAGCATATCCATTGCTTTTTTTTGCAAATCAAGCAAAGAAACTGTGGTCATACCTGAACCAATTACAACTAAAGCACGTAGCTTTGTGCCACCATTATTTGCAGCATTTTCTTCATCTAATACACCAAATTTCCAAGTAGAATGTGCAAAACCGGTTTTACCCATCATTTCTGCATCTTTGAAACGTCCTAACATCCACTCATACTCAACGCCCCAATGCTTACAAAAATGTCGCCAAGCTGGCTCTCCAAGCCCATAATAACCCGGTAGAGAATCTGCGAGATTGTTCATATCCGAAGCTCCTTGCACATTATCGTGTCCCC from Helicobacter hepaticus ATCC 51449 carries:
- a CDS encoding molybdopterin-dependent oxidoreductase, which produces MSEVNDRRNARRSFLKLSALASVAGVSSALGNEGEKVLRKASEAELKEKYPQSQKIKTICTHCSVGCGVIAEVQDGVWVRQEVAQDHPISQGGHCCKGADLIDRARSETRLRYPLQKQNGQWTRLKYDEAMDKIATQLKQIREESGPDAVMFLGSAKCSNEQSYYIRKFAAFFGTNNIDHCARVUHSPTVAGVANTFGYGGMTNHLGDMMFSKYILVIGANPAVNHPVSMVHILRAKEQGAKLVCIDPRFTKTAAKCDEFHRIRSGTDIAFAYGLLNHIIAKKLYDEQYLKERVYGYEDIIKEAQKFSPEVAADICGIPADEIRHIAEEMAAAKPASLIWNQGLTQHTIGTSNTRIMPILQMFLGNIGKNGGGVNILRGHDNVQGASDMNNLADSLPGYYGLGEPAWRHFCKHWGVEYEWMLGRFKDAEMMGKTGFAHSTWKFGVLDEENAANNGGTKLRALVVIGSGMTTVSLLDLQKKAMDMLDLVVFVDPYVNDLAIYSDRSDNLFMLPAASQMETSGSVAATNRSYQWRSKVMEPLFECRPDEEFLFGLAERLGFLKELQWRLYDIAKSKGREQFVWPEDATTELTQSIRSIGLQGMSPERLKAHQENWHLFDKVTLEGTGEFKGDYYGLPWPCWSDKHPGTPVMYNDTIPVMRGGMGFRVNWGVTSPDGQSMLTNRSLPNAKHIGGYAPVTAENAESLGISLSSEEKNAIEGSTFALGIGNNILVEKALEAGLCPYGNGKARANVWNWYDKIPLHREPLHSVRGDLVDKYPSFPDKPNLFRANVKYISRQKEKDWVKEFPINMLSGRLVAHMGTGAETRSAKYLAEVEGEMFVEIHPNKAAELKVKNGDLVWIYGTNGCKILVPAKLSVRVDENSIWLPQNFSGMDQGESRLDKYPEGTKPYAIGESANMISSYGYDYNSACPETKCGLCRIEKA
- a CDS encoding formate dehydrogenase subunit gamma, which encodes MKWCFRIYLIVVSLCAFVIAADPSVPQAGGKQYAEVINGNNALIMPADRANPHLYGGPEVAAIKAWGVDSPNSFGWGELFTILQGQYFALIFLLIVIFVPMAFYGHYKLVGKRHYSHDSFLIVFTKYNIVVHWCAAVPFVMLCLSGLMMVFGDKLGGGTLIRFARDVHGFATIFFAVFGTLMLLMWAKDCFFKAHDIKWMMMLGGYLDKVNREIPAHKFNAGQKMWFWVATLGGGVMVLSGAVMFFQCTDINTLRILAILHNVMGFAIIALLITHIYMAVFAIEGAVESILNGKMGEEELSMLHSLYYKDLKAQGKLDSMRIKH
- the fdh3B gene encoding formate dehydrogenase FDH3 subunit beta; this encodes MSNTIPKNLEHFSRIKFYCDTNRCIECHGCDVACKEAHHLPVGVNRRRVVVLNEGVVGKESAVSIACMHCADAPCAKVCPVDCFYIRADGIVLHDKKTCIGCGYCLYACPFGAPQFPKSDVFGSRGAMDKCTFCAGGPEETHSAEEYKLYGQNRIAEGKVPMCASMCSTKALLAGSGEQLSHIITHRASTKGENIPNAVPNVWKTAYED
- the fdhD gene encoding formate dehydrogenase accessory sulfurtransferase FdhD, whose product is MSDFVHQMRMVRLFRDESLQVCEDNIIEEQRIAFYLNGTKLLSVMSLPFSQDAHLVGFLMNEGVLESVDDIISLEIAPDGLSVHMNAHIKEDRLNHLHKEKTLTTGCCVGVSANFDGEIIQKFIASNMRVDTRTIFKLLDEFNQPSALFERTGCVHKAMLVCEETLVSEDIGRHNAIDKVIGRARLASLDMSEAILIVSGRLSMEMVIKAAMSDIPIVISRSATTYLGIKSAQVLGVTLVGFARGDTLNIYTHPSRITS